One segment of Rhodanobacter thiooxydans DNA contains the following:
- a CDS encoding winged helix-turn-helix domain-containing protein: protein MLSLAQARALQLSAQGLLQPPRRRARRDEVVAAVGRMRLLQIDTIHVVARSPYLVLHSRLGDYPAVWLDEALAQGRLAECWAHEACFVSAADIAWHRGGHDHRTHHWAHRNAARMHREQRADMDALLQAIRVSGPVRAADFARRDTASKPGWWEWKPEKRWLEAWFALGELMVARRDNFQRVYDLAENVLARLDPPFDPAAAPSAAERRRRFIVDSVRALGVTQAAWIADYFRLKPKVSDRELLPLVASGELLAVPVQGWRTPGYVHRDHADALDKALAGRLRATRTVLLSPFDPLVWDRVRLLAMFDFEYTLECYTPAPKRRYGYFVLPILHRGRLVGRLDAKAHRGTGVFEVKALFLEPEVSPESALAQAVAGAIAETARWHGTPEIQLGRVQPVALARLLRAAWRDAG from the coding sequence GTGTTGAGCCTGGCGCAGGCGCGGGCTCTGCAATTGTCGGCGCAGGGCCTGCTGCAGCCGCCGCGGCGAAGGGCCCGGCGCGACGAGGTGGTGGCGGCAGTCGGGCGCATGCGCCTGCTGCAGATCGATACCATCCACGTGGTGGCGCGCAGCCCCTACCTGGTGCTGCACTCGCGCCTGGGCGATTACCCCGCGGTCTGGCTGGACGAGGCGCTGGCGCAGGGGCGGCTGGCCGAGTGCTGGGCGCACGAGGCGTGCTTCGTCAGTGCCGCCGATATCGCCTGGCACCGTGGCGGGCACGACCATCGTACGCACCACTGGGCACATCGGAACGCGGCGCGGATGCATCGCGAACAACGCGCCGACATGGATGCGCTGCTGCAGGCGATCCGCGTTTCCGGTCCCGTGCGGGCGGCGGATTTCGCGCGCAGGGACACCGCCAGCAAGCCGGGCTGGTGGGAATGGAAGCCGGAGAAGCGCTGGCTGGAGGCGTGGTTCGCGCTGGGCGAGCTGATGGTGGCGCGGCGCGACAACTTCCAGCGCGTTTACGATCTGGCCGAAAACGTGCTGGCCCGGCTCGACCCGCCATTCGATCCCGCCGCCGCACCTTCGGCGGCAGAGCGGCGTCGGCGTTTCATCGTCGACAGCGTGCGCGCGCTGGGGGTGACGCAGGCGGCCTGGATCGCCGACTACTTCCGCCTGAAGCCGAAGGTCAGCGATCGCGAACTGCTGCCGCTGGTGGCCAGCGGCGAGCTGCTGGCTGTGCCGGTGCAGGGCTGGCGCACGCCCGGCTACGTACACCGCGATCACGCCGACGCGCTGGACAAGGCGCTGGCCGGGCGCCTGCGCGCTACCCGTACCGTGCTGCTGTCGCCGTTCGACCCGCTGGTGTGGGATCGGGTGCGCCTGCTGGCGATGTTCGATTTCGAGTACACCCTCGAGTGCTACACGCCGGCGCCGAAGCGCCGCTACGGCTACTTCGTGCTGCCGATCCTGCATCGGGGCCGGTTGGTCGGCCGGCTCGATGCGAAAGCCCATCGCGGCACCGGCGTGTTCGAGGTCAAGGCCCTGTTCCTGGAACCCGAGGTGTCACCGGAGTCGGCACTGGCGCAGGCGGTGGCCGGGGCCATTGCCGAGACCGCCCGCTGGCACGGCACCCCGGAGATCCAGCTGGGGCGCGTCCAGCCGGTGGCGCTGGCGCGGTTGTTGCGCGCAGCCTGGCGAGATGCCGGCTAG
- a CDS encoding cold-shock protein, with amino-acid sequence MSDRQMGTVKWFNDAKGFGFIARDNGPDVFVHFRAITGGGFKSLQEGQQVSFKVVQGQKGLQAEEVTPA; translated from the coding sequence ATGTCTGATCGTCAGATGGGTACCGTCAAGTGGTTCAACGACGCCAAGGGCTTTGGTTTCATTGCCCGCGACAATGGCCCGGACGTTTTCGTGCATTTCCGCGCCATTACTGGCGGCGGCTTCAAGAGCCTGCAGGAAGGCCAGCAGGTCTCGTTCAAGGTGGTGCAGGGCCAGAAGGGCCTGCAGGCCGAGGAAGTCACCCCGGCCTGA
- a CDS encoding cold-shock protein, giving the protein MSDREVGTVKWFNDAKGFGFISRENGPDVFVHFRAITGSGFKSLQEGQKVSFKVVDGQKGLQAEDVTPV; this is encoded by the coding sequence ATGTCGGATCGTGAAGTAGGTACAGTGAAGTGGTTCAACGACGCCAAGGGTTTCGGTTTCATCAGCCGTGAAAATGGCCCTGACGTATTCGTGCATTTCCGCGCCATCACTGGTTCGGGTTTCAAGAGCCTGCAAGAAGGCCAGAAGGTCAGCTTCAAGGTCGTCGACGGCCAGAAGGGCCTGCAGGCCGAAGACGTCACCCCCGTCTGA
- a CDS encoding alpha/beta hydrolase family protein: MSEHSIENMPAAAEPLAIPVTAADGTRYELLAVLPTGAWQCLLYWLPAMGIPARHYLPLAQALAARGIAVVLHEWRGIGSSERRAARGSNWGYRELLQDDLPAGLAAVHQHWPQARRWLGGHSLGGQLGLLYASGHPHDFAGLLLVASGAPYWRRFRHGWLIGVAYALAPLLAGLVGYLPGRRIGFGGNEARGVITDWARSGRTGRYAAAGMARDFERQLAALQLPLLALCLQQDWLGPPASLEWLLGKLGPGERRVAVIMREDMDGLPADHFGWMKTPAPVASRIADWLAAADAAFAARDGSTG; this comes from the coding sequence ATGTCCGAGCATTCCATCGAAAACATGCCTGCAGCGGCCGAGCCGCTGGCAATTCCGGTAACTGCCGCCGATGGCACCCGCTATGAATTGCTGGCCGTGCTGCCCACCGGTGCCTGGCAGTGTTTGCTGTACTGGCTTCCGGCGATGGGCATACCGGCCCGGCATTACCTGCCACTGGCCCAGGCCCTGGCGGCGCGGGGCATCGCGGTGGTGTTGCACGAGTGGCGCGGCATCGGCTCCAGCGAGCGGCGCGCCGCTCGCGGCAGCAACTGGGGTTATCGCGAACTGCTGCAGGATGACCTGCCTGCCGGTCTGGCGGCGGTGCATCAACACTGGCCGCAGGCGCGCCGCTGGCTGGGCGGGCACAGCCTGGGCGGCCAGCTCGGCCTGCTCTACGCCAGCGGGCACCCGCACGACTTCGCCGGCCTGCTGCTGGTCGCCAGTGGTGCGCCGTACTGGCGCCGCTTTCGGCATGGCTGGCTGATCGGGGTGGCCTATGCACTGGCTCCGCTACTGGCAGGCCTGGTGGGTTACCTGCCCGGGCGGCGGATCGGTTTTGGCGGCAACGAGGCGCGCGGGGTGATCACCGACTGGGCACGCAGCGGGCGCACTGGCCGCTACGCGGCAGCCGGGATGGCCCGGGACTTCGAGCGGCAACTGGCCGCGCTGCAACTGCCGCTGCTGGCGCTGTGCCTGCAGCAGGACTGGCTGGGCCCGCCGGCGTCGCTGGAGTGGCTGCTGGGCAAGCTCGGCCCGGGCGAGCGCCGCGTGGCCGTGATCATGCGGGAGGACATGGACGGGCTGCCGGCCGATCACTTCGGCTGGATGAAGACGCCGGCGCCGGTAGCCTCGCGCATCGCCGACTGGCTGGCTGCGGCGGACGCAGCGTTCGCCGCGCGCGACGGCTCGACAGGTTGA
- a CDS encoding NADH:flavin oxidoreductase/NADH oxidase — translation MKLFDPFTQRSLTLRNRFVVSPMCEYSATDGVPNDWHMVHLGSRAVGGAALVIAEASAVSAQGRISPQDTGLWNQAQQDAWQPITRFIKTHGAIAGVQLAHAGRKASTLRPWDGHGPVPAGQGDWLTVAPSALPFDAGWPAPQALDEAGIQAVIADFRAAAQRALAAGFELIEVHAAHGYLLHQFLSPLSNRRDDRYGGSFENRTRLVREVIVAVREVWPAELPLWLRLSATDWADEGGWDIGQSIELARQVKPLGVDLIDVSSGGLLPHAKIPLAPGYQVPFAAQIRREAGVATGAVGLITGAEQAAQIVANGDADVVLIARESLRDPYFPRRAAQQLGAKIDAPVQYQRAW, via the coding sequence ATGAAACTGTTCGATCCCTTCACCCAACGCAGCCTGACCTTGCGCAACCGCTTCGTGGTGTCGCCGATGTGCGAGTACTCGGCCACTGACGGCGTGCCCAACGACTGGCACATGGTGCACCTGGGCAGTCGCGCGGTCGGCGGCGCCGCGCTGGTGATCGCCGAGGCTTCGGCGGTCTCCGCACAGGGCCGCATCTCGCCGCAGGACACCGGCCTGTGGAACCAGGCCCAGCAGGACGCGTGGCAGCCGATCACCCGCTTCATCAAGACGCATGGCGCGATCGCCGGCGTGCAACTGGCGCATGCCGGGCGCAAGGCCAGCACGCTGCGGCCGTGGGACGGGCATGGCCCGGTGCCGGCCGGGCAGGGCGACTGGCTTACCGTGGCGCCGTCGGCGCTGCCGTTCGATGCCGGCTGGCCGGCGCCGCAAGCGCTGGACGAAGCCGGCATCCAGGCGGTGATCGCGGACTTCCGCGCCGCCGCGCAGCGAGCGCTGGCAGCCGGCTTCGAATTGATCGAAGTGCATGCGGCGCATGGCTACCTGCTGCACCAGTTCCTGTCGCCGCTGAGCAACCGGCGCGATGATCGCTACGGCGGCAGCTTCGAAAACCGCACCCGCCTGGTGCGCGAGGTGATCGTCGCCGTACGCGAAGTGTGGCCGGCCGAACTGCCGCTATGGCTGCGCCTCTCGGCCACCGACTGGGCGGACGAAGGCGGCTGGGACATCGGCCAGAGCATCGAACTGGCGCGCCAGGTGAAACCGTTGGGCGTGGACCTGATCGATGTCTCCAGCGGCGGCCTGCTGCCGCACGCGAAGATCCCGCTGGCGCCGGGCTACCAGGTGCCGTTCGCGGCGCAGATCCGGCGCGAGGCGGGTGTCGCCACCGGCGCGGTGGGCCTGATCACCGGCGCGGAGCAGGCCGCGCAGATCGTCGCCAACGGCGATGCCGACGTGGTGCTGATCGCCCGCGAGAGCCTGCGCGACCCGTACTTCCCGCGCCGTGCGGCGCAGCAGCTGGGTGCGAAGATCGACGCGCCGGTGCAATATCAACGAGCCTGGTGA
- a CDS encoding pirin family protein codes for MEATPMLIADARVHDLGDGFMVRRMLPVLQARHVGPFVFFDHIGPATFAAGKGMDVRPHPHIGLATVTWLFDGVIRHRDSLGSLADIHPGAVNWMTSGHGITHSERTPPEARQGGQLLHGIQVWVALPQADAEVDPEFHHHDRAALPKIRQPGMEAVLIAGTAYGERSPVKVFAPMFFLEVQLAAGAELAFPPEHDERGVHVVEGAVRWGELEVRAQQMAVQAGPAAPPLRAQEASRLMLFGGAPLDGERHLWWNFVASTRERIEQAKADWREGRFPNVPGDDKEFIPLPE; via the coding sequence ATGGAAGCCACCCCGATGCTGATTGCCGATGCCCGCGTGCACGATCTGGGCGACGGCTTCATGGTGCGCCGCATGCTGCCGGTGTTGCAGGCGCGCCACGTCGGCCCGTTCGTGTTCTTCGATCACATCGGGCCGGCCACGTTCGCCGCCGGCAAGGGCATGGACGTGCGGCCGCATCCGCACATCGGCCTGGCCACGGTGACCTGGCTGTTCGACGGCGTGATCCGCCATCGCGACAGCCTCGGCAGCCTGGCCGATATCCACCCCGGCGCAGTGAACTGGATGACTTCCGGTCACGGCATCACCCATTCCGAACGCACGCCGCCGGAGGCGCGCCAGGGCGGCCAGTTGCTGCACGGCATCCAGGTCTGGGTGGCATTGCCGCAAGCCGATGCCGAGGTGGATCCGGAGTTCCATCACCACGACCGTGCTGCGCTGCCGAAGATCCGCCAGCCCGGCATGGAGGCCGTGTTGATTGCCGGCACGGCCTACGGCGAGCGCTCACCGGTGAAGGTGTTCGCGCCGATGTTCTTCCTGGAAGTGCAACTGGCCGCGGGCGCCGAACTGGCCTTCCCGCCGGAGCACGACGAGCGCGGTGTGCATGTCGTCGAGGGTGCCGTCCGCTGGGGCGAACTGGAGGTCCGTGCGCAACAGATGGCGGTGCAGGCAGGTCCCGCCGCGCCGCCGCTGCGCGCGCAGGAAGCGAGCCGCCTGATGCTGTTCGGCGGTGCGCCGCTGGATGGCGAACGGCACCTGTGGTGGAACTTCGTGGCCAGCACGCGCGAGCGCATCGAGCAGGCCAAGGCCGACTGGCGCGAGGGGCGCTTCCCGAATGTGCCCGGCGATGACAAGGAATTCATCCCGCTGCCGGAGTAG
- a CDS encoding DUF962 domain-containing protein: MSGYSSFAEFYPFYLSEHGNRICRRMHFIGSTLVLAMIVLALASGQLRWLWLAPVFGYGFAWIGHFGFEKNRPATFKHPLYSLMGDWVMYGQMLRGKIRF, translated from the coding sequence ATGTCCGGCTACAGCAGCTTCGCCGAGTTCTATCCGTTCTACCTCAGCGAGCACGGCAACCGCATTTGCCGCCGGATGCACTTCATCGGCAGCACGCTGGTGCTGGCGATGATCGTGCTGGCCCTGGCGAGCGGCCAGTTGCGCTGGCTGTGGCTGGCGCCGGTGTTCGGTTACGGCTTTGCCTGGATCGGCCACTTCGGGTTCGAGAAGAATCGCCCGGCCACGTTCAAGCACCCGCTGTACAGCCTGATGGGCGACTGGGTGATGTACGGCCAGATGCTGCGCGGCAAGATCCGCTTTTGA
- a CDS encoding cytochrome c, producing MRVALMILLGLVIGVIGTANVMNALAARNPMPKAVMETMGYHMGELKNAIKAKQCDPAKVQHHLARLQSTATDITPVFGIDEKAFTDDASQLQNRLQQAVQAAPATCEALAAAVKPVGETCKSCHQQYR from the coding sequence ATGCGCGTAGCTCTGATGATCCTGCTCGGCCTGGTGATCGGCGTGATCGGCACCGCCAACGTGATGAATGCGCTGGCCGCGCGCAACCCGATGCCGAAGGCCGTGATGGAAACCATGGGCTACCACATGGGCGAATTGAAGAACGCGATCAAGGCGAAGCAGTGCGACCCGGCCAAGGTGCAGCACCACCTGGCCCGCCTGCAGTCCACCGCCACGGACATTACCCCGGTGTTCGGCATCGACGAAAAGGCCTTCACCGACGACGCCAGCCAGTTGCAGAACCGCCTGCAGCAGGCGGTGCAGGCAGCACCGGCTACCTGCGAGGCGCTGGCCGCGGCGGTCAAGCCGGTCGGCGAAACCTGCAAGAGCTGCCACCAGCAGTATCGCTGA
- a CDS encoding tRNA threonylcarbamoyladenosine dehydratase — MREATFPAERFAGVERLYGSGSVATLSRAHVCVIGIGGVGSWAVEALARSGVGRLTLIDADEVCVSNTNRQLHALDGEYGKSKVGVMAARAHAINPTIRLEAVERFLTPSTLDELLDRGYDLVLDACDAFRVKLETIAWCRRRKLPIVSVGSAGGRTDPTQIRVRDLSRTEHDAMFSLIRKKLRTDFNFPRNPDRYFGVSAVYSLQNVQYPQPDGTVCGTRPPGGDALNLACGGGLGAATHVTGAFAFAAVGKVLEKLLASP; from the coding sequence ATGCGCGAGGCGACCTTTCCGGCCGAACGCTTTGCCGGCGTCGAGCGCCTGTACGGCAGCGGCAGCGTGGCGACGCTGTCGCGCGCGCATGTCTGCGTGATCGGCATCGGTGGCGTCGGTTCGTGGGCGGTCGAAGCACTGGCGCGCAGCGGCGTGGGCCGGCTTACCCTGATCGACGCGGACGAGGTCTGCGTGTCCAACACCAACCGCCAGCTGCATGCGCTGGATGGTGAGTACGGCAAGTCGAAGGTGGGCGTGATGGCGGCGCGGGCGCACGCGATCAACCCGACGATCCGGCTGGAGGCGGTCGAGCGTTTCCTCACCCCGTCCACCCTGGACGAACTGCTTGATCGCGGTTACGACCTGGTGCTGGATGCCTGCGACGCGTTCCGGGTGAAGCTCGAAACCATCGCCTGGTGCCGCCGGCGCAAGCTGCCGATCGTCAGCGTGGGCTCGGCCGGCGGACGCACCGACCCCACCCAGATCCGCGTGCGCGACCTGTCGCGCACCGAGCACGACGCGATGTTCAGCCTGATCCGCAAGAAGCTCCGCACCGACTTCAACTTTCCGCGCAACCCGGATCGCTACTTCGGCGTGTCAGCCGTCTATTCGCTGCAGAACGTGCAGTATCCGCAGCCTGACGGCACCGTCTGCGGCACCCGCCCGCCCGGCGGCGACGCGTTGAACCTGGCCTGCGGTGGTGGCCTCGGTGCGGCCACCCACGTCACCGGCGCGTTTGCGTTCGCGGCGGTAGGCAAGGTGCTGGAGAAGCTGTTGGCTTCCCCGTAG
- the phbB gene encoding acetoacetyl-CoA reductase, giving the protein MTQRTALVTGGTGGIGSAIIRYLAGQGHRVATNYRDPGKAEAWRKAMAADGIEVCMVSGDVSDPVACEAMIRALEEKCGAVDILVNNAGITRDTTFHKMNYQQWTDVINTNLNACFNVTRPVIEGMRARKWGRIVQISSINGQKGQYGQANYAAAKAGMHGFTISLAQENAKFGITVNTVSPGYVGTDMVMAVPEEVREKIVAQIPVGRLGRPDEIAHAVAFFTGDQAAWITGANLAINGGHYMGW; this is encoded by the coding sequence ATGACTCAGCGCACGGCATTGGTCACAGGCGGCACCGGCGGCATCGGCAGCGCGATCATCCGCTACCTCGCCGGACAGGGGCACCGGGTGGCCACCAATTATCGTGACCCGGGCAAGGCCGAAGCCTGGCGCAAGGCGATGGCGGCGGACGGCATCGAGGTGTGCATGGTGTCCGGCGACGTCTCCGATCCGGTCGCCTGCGAGGCGATGATCCGCGCCCTGGAAGAAAAGTGCGGGGCGGTCGACATCCTGGTCAACAATGCCGGTATCACCCGTGACACCACCTTCCACAAGATGAACTACCAGCAGTGGACGGACGTGATCAACACCAACTTGAACGCCTGCTTCAACGTCACCCGTCCGGTGATCGAGGGCATGCGCGCGCGCAAGTGGGGCCGCATCGTGCAGATCAGTTCGATCAACGGCCAGAAGGGCCAGTACGGCCAGGCCAACTACGCCGCGGCGAAGGCCGGCATGCACGGCTTCACCATCTCGCTGGCGCAGGAGAACGCGAAGTTCGGCATCACCGTGAATACCGTCTCGCCCGGCTACGTCGGCACCGACATGGTGATGGCAGTGCCGGAGGAAGTGCGCGAGAAGATCGTGGCGCAAATCCCGGTGGGCCGCCTCGGCCGGCCGGACGAGATCGCCCACGCGGTGGCGTTCTTCACCGGCGACCAGGCCGCCTGGATCACCGGCGCCAACCTGGCGATCAACGGCGGGCATTACATGGGCTGGTGA
- the gluQRS gene encoding tRNA glutamyl-Q(34) synthetase GluQRS codes for MSYRGRFAPSPTGHLHFGSLVAAVGSWLCARHAGGKWLLRVEDIDPPREVPGSAASILAALPAFGLVADAPALLQSQRIAAYEAAFEQLRAAQQVFPCWCSRAELAGTGGIHRDGRCIAPPQAGQPPAWRLRVPDITIEFDDALQGPQRQNLREEVGDFVIRRVEGFHSYQLACVVDDAYQGVTEVVRGQDLLDSTARQIWLQRCLGLRTPAYRHLPLVLDGEGRKLSKSEQAFPVDPADPLPALRRALAFLRVPAPAAAADARDLLAQALANFDPAQLPHCSDHSFA; via the coding sequence ATGAGCTATCGCGGCCGCTTCGCCCCCTCGCCCACCGGACACCTGCACTTCGGCTCGCTGGTCGCCGCGGTGGGCAGCTGGCTGTGCGCGCGGCATGCCGGCGGCAAGTGGCTGCTGCGGGTGGAAGACATCGACCCGCCGCGCGAGGTTCCCGGGTCGGCCGCGAGCATCCTGGCCGCGCTGCCGGCGTTCGGGCTGGTCGCCGACGCGCCGGCGTTGCTCCAGTCGCAACGCATCGCGGCGTACGAAGCGGCGTTCGAACAACTGCGTGCGGCGCAGCAGGTGTTCCCGTGCTGGTGCAGTCGCGCCGAGCTGGCCGGGACGGGTGGCATTCATCGCGACGGCCGCTGCATCGCGCCACCACAGGCCGGTCAACCACCGGCCTGGCGCTTGCGCGTGCCGGACATCACCATCGAATTCGACGACGCCCTGCAGGGCCCACAGCGGCAGAACCTGCGCGAAGAGGTGGGCGACTTCGTGATCCGCCGGGTCGAGGGGTTCCATTCGTACCAGCTCGCCTGCGTGGTCGACGACGCGTACCAGGGCGTCACCGAGGTGGTGCGCGGGCAGGACCTGCTCGACTCCACCGCGCGGCAGATCTGGCTGCAGCGTTGCCTGGGGCTGCGCACGCCGGCGTATCGCCACCTGCCGCTGGTGCTGGATGGCGAGGGACGCAAGCTGTCGAAGTCCGAACAGGCCTTCCCCGTCGACCCGGCCGACCCGCTGCCGGCGCTGCGGCGGGCGCTGGCGTTCCTGCGGGTACCGGCGCCGGCCGCGGCGGCGGATGCCCGCGACCTGCTGGCGCAGGCGCTGGCGAACTTCGATCCGGCGCAATTGCCGCATTGCAGCGATCACTCCTTCGCCTGA
- the htpX gene encoding protease HtpX, which yields MRRIALFIGTNLAVLLLLSIVCHLFGIDQMAAARGYGGMGGLLAYAAVFGMGGAFISLAMSKTIAKWSTGARVIEQPQNETERWLVDTVRRHAQNAGIGMPEVAIYDAPEMNAFATGMTRNSSLVAVSSGLLQQMNRDQVGAVLGHEIGHVANGDMVTLTLIQGVLNTLVILAARIVGRLVDSWMSGGRDSREGGGGIGYFVVVMVLQLVFGLFASMIVAAFSRWREFRADAAGAQFAGRGAMISALQRLQANHGENTLPQTIAAFGISGPLADGFKRLFMSHPPLEERIAALQSGR from the coding sequence ATGCGTCGCATCGCATTGTTCATTGGTACCAACCTTGCCGTTTTGCTCCTGCTGAGCATCGTCTGCCACCTGTTCGGCATCGACCAGATGGCTGCCGCCCGCGGCTACGGCGGCATGGGCGGCCTGCTGGCCTACGCCGCCGTGTTCGGCATGGGCGGCGCGTTCATTTCGCTGGCGATGTCCAAGACGATCGCCAAGTGGTCCACCGGCGCGCGGGTGATCGAGCAGCCGCAGAACGAGACCGAGCGCTGGCTGGTCGACACCGTGCGCCGCCACGCGCAGAACGCCGGCATCGGCATGCCCGAGGTGGCGATCTACGACGCGCCGGAAATGAACGCGTTCGCCACCGGCATGACCAGGAACAGTTCGCTGGTGGCGGTCAGTTCCGGCCTGCTGCAGCAGATGAACCGTGACCAGGTCGGCGCCGTGCTCGGCCACGAGATCGGCCACGTGGCGAACGGCGACATGGTCACCCTGACCCTGATCCAGGGTGTATTGAACACGCTGGTGATCCTGGCCGCGCGCATCGTCGGGCGGCTGGTCGACAGCTGGATGAGCGGCGGCCGCGACAGCCGCGAAGGTGGCGGCGGCATCGGCTATTTCGTGGTGGTGATGGTGCTGCAACTGGTGTTCGGCCTGTTCGCCTCGATGATCGTGGCTGCGTTCTCGCGCTGGCGCGAGTTCCGCGCCGACGCGGCGGGTGCACAGTTCGCCGGCCGCGGCGCGATGATCTCGGCGCTGCAGCGGCTGCAGGCCAACCACGGCGAAAACACGCTGCCGCAGACGATCGCCGCGTTCGGCATCTCCGGCCCGCTGGCCGATGGCTTCAAGCGGCTGTTCATGAGCCACCCGCCGCTGGAGGAGCGCATCGCCGCGCTGCAGAGCGGCCGCTGA
- the htpG gene encoding molecular chaperone HtpG produces the protein MNAPAETRKFEAEVAQVLHLVTHSLYSHKEIFLRELISNASDACDKLRFESIAKPELSAGDSELHIDVSWDPDARTVTVRDNGIGMNRDEVVANIGTIASSGTRRFLEAMSGEQKADARLIGQFGVGFYSAFVVADKVTVLSRRADAPAGEGVKWESDGKGEYSLEPIELAERGTAVILHLKADEGEFLSRWQLRALITRYSDHVAFPIRMPTEKDGKPTDEFETINAASALWTKPKSEISDADYQSFYKSLGHDFNDALAWTHNRVEGSQSFTTLLYLPSQPPFDLMMGGRDERKGLKLYIKRVFIMDAAEELLPNYLRFVRGVVDADDLPLNVSREILQHNRQLDRIKAACVKRVLDLIEKLAKDEPEKFATFYKAFGNTLKEGISEDANNRERIAKLLRFASTKGEGTAQNVSLDDYIGRMAVGQDAIWYITADSYAAAAGSPQLEAFKAKGIEVLLMSDRIDEWMIGSLSEYEGKKLKSVAKGEVPLDEADKKKQEEATKEAEPLLKKLKELLGDRVGEVKVSARLTDSPSCLALSDYEMAPHLARLLREAGQEMPESKPTLEINPAHALVRRVETEADEAKARDLAMLLLEQAEISAGAQLPDPAAFVQRMNRVLMG, from the coding sequence ATGAACGCACCCGCCGAAACCCGCAAGTTCGAAGCCGAAGTCGCCCAAGTGCTGCACCTGGTCACCCACTCGCTGTACTCGCACAAGGAAATCTTCCTGCGCGAGTTGATCTCCAACGCCTCCGACGCCTGCGACAAGCTGCGCTTCGAGTCGATCGCCAAGCCGGAACTGTCCGCCGGCGACAGCGAGCTGCATATCGACGTCAGCTGGGATCCGGACGCGCGCACCGTCACTGTGCGCGACAACGGCATCGGCATGAACCGCGACGAGGTGGTGGCCAACATCGGCACCATCGCCAGCTCCGGCACGCGCCGCTTCCTGGAAGCGATGTCGGGCGAGCAGAAGGCGGACGCGCGCCTGATCGGCCAGTTCGGCGTGGGCTTCTATTCGGCCTTCGTGGTCGCCGACAAGGTTACCGTGCTCAGCCGCCGCGCCGATGCGCCCGCGGGCGAGGGCGTGAAGTGGGAGAGCGACGGCAAGGGCGAGTACTCGCTGGAGCCGATCGAACTGGCCGAGCGCGGCACCGCGGTGATCCTGCACCTCAAGGCCGACGAGGGCGAGTTCCTCAGCCGCTGGCAGCTGCGCGCGCTGATCACCCGTTACTCCGACCACGTGGCATTCCCGATCCGCATGCCGACCGAAAAGGACGGCAAGCCCACCGACGAGTTCGAGACCATCAACGCCGCCTCGGCGCTGTGGACCAAGCCGAAATCGGAGATCAGCGACGCGGACTACCAGAGCTTCTACAAGTCGCTCGGCCACGACTTCAACGACGCGCTGGCGTGGACGCACAACCGCGTCGAAGGCAGCCAGAGCTTCACCACCTTGCTGTACCTGCCGTCGCAGCCGCCGTTCGACCTGATGATGGGCGGTCGCGACGAGCGCAAGGGGCTCAAGCTCTACATCAAGCGCGTTTTCATCATGGACGCGGCCGAGGAGCTGCTGCCGAACTACCTGCGCTTCGTGCGCGGCGTGGTCGACGCCGATGACCTGCCGCTCAACGTCAGCCGCGAAATCCTGCAGCACAACCGCCAGCTCGATCGCATCAAGGCCGCCTGCGTCAAGCGCGTGCTGGACCTGATCGAGAAGCTGGCCAAGGACGAGCCGGAAAAGTTCGCGACCTTCTACAAGGCGTTCGGCAACACGCTGAAGGAAGGCATCAGCGAGGATGCCAACAACCGCGAGCGCATCGCCAAGCTGCTGCGCTTCGCCAGCACCAAGGGCGAAGGCACGGCGCAGAACGTCTCGCTGGACGACTACATCGGCCGCATGGCCGTCGGCCAGGACGCGATCTGGTACATCACCGCCGACAGCTACGCCGCCGCCGCCGGCAGCCCGCAGCTGGAAGCGTTCAAGGCCAAGGGCATCGAAGTGCTGCTGATGTCTGACCGCATCGACGAATGGATGATCGGCAGCTTGAGCGAGTACGAAGGCAAGAAGCTCAAGAGCGTTGCCAAGGGCGAAGTGCCGCTGGACGAGGCCGACAAGAAGAAGCAGGAAGAGGCCACCAAGGAAGCCGAGCCGCTGCTGAAGAAGCTCAAGGAACTGCTCGGCGATCGCGTGGGCGAGGTGAAGGTTTCGGCTCGCCTGACCGATTCACCGTCGTGTCTGGCGCTCTCCGATTACGAGATGGCGCCGCACCTGGCGCGGCTGCTGCGTGAGGCGGGGCAGGAGATGCCCGAGAGCAAGCCGACGCTGGAGATCAATCCGGCGCATGCGCTGGTCAGGCGGGTCGAGACCGAGGCGGATGAGGCGAAGGCTCGTGATCTGGCGATGTTGCTGCTGGAGCAGGCGGAAATTTCCGCCGGCGCGCAGTTGCCGGACCCGGCGGCGTTTGTGCAGCGGATGAACCGGGTGTTGATGGGGTAA